The genomic stretch AGGCCCGACGCAGGCACGGCGACCCCCAGCGACCCCACCGGCCCAAGCCAGAGACCCGGCGGGGACAAGGGCACCCGGAGCCCACCGCCCCTCGCGCTGCCACCCCGCCCAGGGCTGCAAGGACGAGAAGGGGCTCACGTGGGGAATGATTAAGTCCTCCTTGATGTACATGAGCTGCTCCACCCCCGCCGACCTGACGGAGGAAAGGCAGGAAGGCGTGGACGAGCGGAAGCCCGCCCCAGGACCATCCTCCGCCTCCGGGCTAAAGAACAGAAGCAGGCGCCCCCGCCTAAGGAGCGCAGTGCCCGGCGTGCCGCCCTGCCACCGGGGGCCCCGTCACCCTGGGGGGGGCGCCACGGGCACCGCCCGCCCCCTTAGGGTCTCAGGTCCCAGAGCCGGGGCGGCACGCTGCACACGCATGCGCGCGCCCTGACCTGAGCTCGCTGAAGTCTTTGCGCAGGATCTCCAGCGCCTTCTGCAGGAACTGCTGCATCGTGTTGCCCTTTTTCATCTGGGGGAGCGGCCCGAGCGCCGGGAAACAGAACGTGGCAGCGTGGAGGCCCCGGGCGGGGACCCTGCAGCCTctggctcccccccaccccccaaggggCCAGGCCCTCTTGCCTGCTCCCTCCAGGACCCCCGGGGGAGCGCTCCCGGAAAGGACCTGTGAAGTTCTGAGGTCAGGATGGAAAGCGCCTTCCCAAGGAGCTCCAAGGGGGGCCGGGCCGCAGTGGCCCGGGGAGCGGGGCGCGCTCCACGCCGCCTACCTTGACTGTCCGCCGGTGCCCAGAGCCATCCCAGTAACTGAAGGTGATTTCGATCTCCTCACCTACGAAGCACAATTGCCCCTGAAAACCGTGGGCAGCAGAGCCGGCTCCCCCTCGGCATGCCACTCAGCGGGCACTCACTCTTGATCTTCTCCTGCTTGGCTTCCCACTCCTGCCGCAGCTCTTCCCGGAGCCGGTTCTCCTCTTCCTGGGAGAGGAAATGGGTCAAGGACGGAGGCCCAGGGCTGCTCGGGGGGCGCGTGGCACCGCTCGCCTTGAGCCCAGGCCTCTGCCGGAGcccggggcgggcgggcggcttTTACCTCACGGTCCCGGTCAGGCAGGAAGCTGGTGTCCACATCGGGGTTCTTCCccaatttcctcttctttgtggTGACCTCTGGAGCAAAAGGCAACACAGGAGTCAGCTGCATCGGGGGCCCCACCTCCAGGGCACCCTGAACCTTTGTTTCTCAAGCCTGAGCTCCGACGCCACCTCCTTGGAGGCTTCCTGAAGCATCCCGGCACCACCATCCGCTCCCGGCCACAGCAGCCTGAAGTGTGCTCTTCACGGCGCTCTGGAGACCTAGCCTTTGCCAAGAGGCCTTGACCTCGGTCTCCGCCGCCAGCAGCTGGACACGGGATCGGGGACTGTTCTTACCCCATCAGCTGTGACCCAAAGTGCCTTGGGGGACTTAAGGCATCAGTGCCAGCCTCTGAGGGCGCCAGGGCTCCTATGCATGGGAGGAACAGGGCATCCCCAGAAGGCTGGACACTCGGGCAGGACCCCCTCCCTGCCAGGAGCTGTGCTCAGCATGCTTGCAGATCTGACGTACCACCTAATCGTCACGACAGCGCCAGAGCAGTACAGCGCCCCTTGCTCCCAGGCGAGCAAACTGAAGCCCAAAGTCCCACAGGTGCCAACACTggagccagaggggaggagggaagggagaagccgGATGAGGGCTCAGGCCAGGCTCGCCGACATCATGGACTCTGACTTGGTTTCTGCAATTTGGATGTGAACGAACTAGCATGTTGGGTCTTCAGGACCCGCGGACACTCTTACGAGTTACtgaggaccccagagagctcttgTCTACGGGGGCGGTGGCTATCGATATTCACCAAATTTGAGATTAAGCCGGAGAAACACCGAAGACTCAGAAACAACGAAGGCGCACACTCTGTTAGCTGTTGGAATGATGACATCATCACGCTGCAAGCTCAAGAGAGACTTCGATGCCAAAGGCCCAGAATGTTTTAGCACGATTATGAAAGTGTTTTGGAGCTTGCAGACCCCCCGAAAGGGTCTTACAGACTCCTAAGAGCACTTTTTGAAAACTGGGGACCTAGGAGACAAGCCTACACTCCAGCCTGCCGCTCCAGGGCCTGCCTGCACGTTAGAATCACCCAGAGAAAAATCCCACACTAGTGCCCCATCGCAGGGTCCCCCAAACGAAACCACAGCAGGGGGGAGGAAGCACTCACGAAGCCCTAGTGACCCACAGGGACGTTAGCAGCCGTCCCCCAGGTCCGTGCTGTCCAAAACAGTGGTCCCCGCCACACGGACGCATTGCTCATGGGATGCTCCTAAATACTCCTAAACACTTAATATTGCTAAATAGTACTGAAATTCACTTCACCTGTTTCGCTGCGGCTCTGGGAACACACGAGACCCCAGGAGGCACAGGCTCTTCCTCCTGACGGCGTCAGCCGCTCCCCTCGAGGCCACCAGACCGGGCTTGCGGCCGCGGCATGCACCACCATCCCCTGCCTCAGTTCCCTGGCCACCACGCTTTCTAAACCAGCCCAGGCCCGCCGTCACATGTGTCCCCTCCTGCCGGCTCGGCTTCTGGGCACACTCACCGCTTGACCCTACATTTCTCCACCCGCCGCCCCCATCCCTCTGGTTGCTCATGAAATTCTCCTCATCCTAAAGGCCCATCTCAACTGTCCCCACCACAGGATGTTTTCCCTGGCCCCGAGCTGGCCCCGGACCCTTCAGCAGGGCACACACCGACCGATGGGACTCGAAGGCCCTGCCTCTTGTCTGCCTCGCTGCTGGCACACGGGGGCCCCATGCTGGTTTCCCCCTTGCTACCCAGCCTTCCCGAATTGTCCCTGTCACCCCTTTGTCCCTCGGCTGAGAACTCTACTGTCCAGTTATGTTGCCCCTGAATGTCTGTGGCTGTATCAATTTACCCTGAAATGAATCAAACAGAATTAACGATTCAGTGTCCCAGCCACACAAGCTACGTGCTCGGTGGCCACCTAGCAGCACAGACACAACTTCAGGATCACCGCAAGCCCATCCTTCGTGGCACTTACGAAGGGCAGCTTCTGCAGGCTTCCTGACTGGGCAGCAGCCTCCCTCTGGCAGCCNNNNNNNNNNNNNNNNNNNNNNNNNNNNNNNNNNNNNNNNNNNNNNNNNNNNNNNNNNNNNNNNNNNNNNNNNNNNNNNNNNNNNNNNNNNNNNNNNNNNNNNNNNNNNNNNNNNNNNNNNNNNNNNNNNNNNNNNNNNNNNNNNNNNNNNNNNNNNNNNNNNNNNNNNNNNNNNNNNNNNNNNNNNNNNNNNNNNNNNNNNNNNNNNNNNNNNNNNNNNNNNNNNNNNNNNNNNNNNNNNNNNNNNNNNNNNNNNNNNNNNNNNNNNNNNNNNNNNNNNNNNNNNNNNNNNNNNNNNNNNNNNNNNNNNNNNNNNNNNNNNNNNNNNNNNNNNNNNNNNNNNNNNNNNNNNNNNNNNNNNNNNNNNNNNNNNNNNNNNNNNNNNNNNNNNNNNNNNNNNCTCCAGGGTGAAGGACAGGCTGGAGATCTTCCGCTTGGCCTCCTTCTTGCGCTCCTTCTCTCGTAGCTTCTCCAGCTTCCTACCAAGGCACAGGCACCATCACGCCCCACGTCCCCACCCTGAGGCTCCTTCCCTGACCCACGGCTGCCCGTGTGCTCAGTGTGGGGCCCGCGTGGCACAGGCCCGGAGCAGTCCTCCCAGCCTGGGGCACTTCAAGCTCATGGGCAGGCCCCCTCTCGAGGGGCAAGAACAGCCTGGCCTGCCCCGAGCACTAGCTGTATCTCGAGGGGAGGACTGTCGGCCGAAATGACAGGAACCCACAGCTGCAGCTCCTTCGACTGCTCTTTCTTGGccaactgcttctccctctccttcaccagTGCCTCCTGCTTGGCCTTCATATCATTCAGGGTCACAAGACCTGTGAAGTGAGGAGAGATGGGAGCAGGGGTCGGTCACCCGGAGCCAGCAAAGCGGCAGGCCTCCGGTCCAGGAAAGGGGGGCATGCACGAGCTTCACTCACCGACGGTGCTGGACTTGAGCTCTGCCTCCACGGCGTCATAGTGTGCCGAGAACTTCTTGTCAATGTTAGACTTCATGATGTTCTCCTGTtgggaagggagaagagcagtGAGGGCCACCCACCACCCCACTGTGGAAGTGGggacctgggttctagtcccaggTCTGCCTCTGGACTCACGAtgatgtgaccttgggaaaaatGTGTCCTCTTTCCTTTGTCAAAGGAAGGTTCCATGGGTCTATGAGGGGCCCTCCCAGTGCTGAGGATGCGAAatgaggtgggtttttttgtgaCCTCCATGCTGTTCTGGCCCCTCCATGTCTCCTGCTGGGGACCAGAGCTCCCTCAGTGGCCCGGGGTCACAGGCTCTACCTGCCTTTGGTGTTTTTCATACCTAGCCTTTAAGCTGAAGGTGGAGACCCAAGCCAAGGGGTGACAGGAGAGAGTGAAGAGTGGTCAAGGGGCCTAGTCCCCCACTGAGCAGTGTTGCTCCCTCTTGGCCCTAGATGTTGCCAACAGCTTCCCATGAGACCTCACTCCAGCCCAGCCCCATCCCACTTGGTACCACACAGGTCCCTCTCTGGCTGGTGGCCTCCAAAGGAGGGAGCCAGCAGAGAAATGCAACTCCAGCGGGCCAAACAGTTCACACTGAGACAGCAGGGCTGGGGCACCAGCGGGAAGTAAGGTTGAGCCAGGCCTTGGCATGCGGCTGCTTGCTTGGGCCTGGCTTCCACAGTACCTAAGGTAGCCTGCTCTTCGGACAAGTCTCCCCAAAAGGCCCCAGCAGAGGAATCCTTTCTTCCTGACAGCCCACCACCACTGGCCACTGACTAAAGCCCTTAGTGAACCGCTCGCACCCCAGACACTGAACTCTGCCTTTGTCCCAGTGCAAAGGGCTCTGGAATGAGGCTCAGTGGCCAGTGGATTGGCCAGGGCCCGTGGGGCCTGACTTTCCTGGCATCCAGAGGCCTCGTTCTCAGGGCTGAGGGGCCAGGTACACGAGGGGAGCCCAAATTCCACCAATGGGACCACTGACTATGGCTCCGCCCAGTTGGAGGCTTGTCACAAGCTTAGCTCGTCTCAGCCTTCTGggcacattttacagatgagcagacTGTCGCCCGACCGCTTCTTGCCCTTT from Neomonachus schauinslandi chromosome X, ASM220157v2, whole genome shotgun sequence encodes the following:
- the FAM50A gene encoding protein FAM50A translates to MAQYKGAASEAGRAMHLMKKREKQREQMEQMKQRIAEENIMKSNIDKKFSAHYDAVEAELKSSTVGLVTLNDMKAKQEALVKEREKQLAKKEQSKELQLKLEKLREKERKKEAKRKISSLSFTLERDDVTTKKRKLGKNPDVDTSFLPDRDREEEENRLREELRQEWEAKQEKIKSEEIEITFSYWDGSGHRRTVKMKKGNTMQQFLQKALEILRKDFSELRSAGVEQLMYIKEDLIIPHHHSFYDFIVTKARGKSGPLFNFDVHDDVRLLSDATVEKDESHAGKVVLRSWYEKNKHIFPASRWEPYDPEKKWDKYTIR